In Roseobacter fucihabitans, one genomic interval encodes:
- the tnpC gene encoding IS66 family transposase produces MLDVDKSLPKDPDELRQFTAILLAEVRSQAVLIEKLRHQLAGQRQCRFGSSSESIEQLQLALETSEIAVAKMTVKLRLPDEEPRDKPKRRPIPDHIPRMEVELTTGDDDCAQCGGGLRRLGEDVTEELEYVPGRFIVNRIVRPRFACSGCEAFTQAALPSRPIERGRPGPGLLAHVLVNKYADHLPLYRQSGIFERDGIDIDRSTLADWVGKSTALLEPLADAIGRHVLAGQAIFADDTPVKMLAPGTGKTATARLWAYGRDERPWGGDAPPASWYQFSPDRKGQHPKDHLAKYRGWMHADGYAGFEDLYRSGDIHEVACMAHVRRKFVDVHRAQGSAIANEAIQRIAQLYAVEKEARGSPPDRRAGLRQAHAKPIFDDLEVWLHTQLPSISGKSPLAGAIRYALTRMARLRPYLDHGILELDNNTAERAMRSVAIGRKNYLFVGSQTGGRAAAIAYTLIETAKLNRIDPQAWLADTLARIPDYKINRVDDLLPWKTAS; encoded by the coding sequence ATGCTGGACGTCGATAAATCACTGCCGAAAGACCCTGATGAACTCAGGCAGTTCACGGCGATTTTGCTGGCCGAGGTGAGGTCGCAGGCTGTTTTGATCGAGAAGTTGCGGCATCAATTGGCCGGTCAACGCCAATGCCGCTTTGGGTCGTCATCAGAAAGCATTGAACAACTACAACTGGCCTTGGAAACAAGCGAGATCGCGGTTGCCAAGATGACCGTGAAGCTACGCCTTCCCGATGAGGAGCCAAGAGACAAACCAAAACGCCGCCCGATCCCCGATCACATCCCGCGCATGGAAGTTGAGCTGACCACCGGTGATGATGATTGCGCTCAGTGCGGTGGTGGCTTGCGCCGTCTGGGCGAGGATGTGACCGAAGAGCTTGAGTATGTTCCTGGACGCTTCATCGTGAACCGCATTGTGCGTCCACGCTTTGCATGTTCTGGCTGTGAGGCCTTCACACAAGCAGCGTTACCTTCGCGCCCAATCGAACGGGGCCGTCCCGGCCCGGGCCTGCTGGCCCATGTTCTGGTCAACAAATACGCTGACCACCTGCCGCTGTATCGCCAAAGCGGCATCTTCGAGCGCGACGGGATCGACATTGACCGTTCAACGCTGGCCGACTGGGTTGGCAAATCCACAGCTCTGTTGGAACCACTGGCTGATGCCATCGGGCGGCATGTGTTGGCTGGACAGGCTATCTTTGCAGACGACACGCCGGTAAAGATGTTGGCCCCCGGCACTGGCAAAACAGCGACAGCGCGTTTGTGGGCTTACGGTCGAGATGAACGGCCCTGGGGCGGCGATGCCCCTCCCGCCAGTTGGTATCAGTTCTCGCCGGATCGCAAAGGGCAGCACCCCAAGGATCATCTCGCAAAATATCGGGGCTGGATGCACGCGGACGGCTATGCCGGGTTCGAAGATCTCTATCGTTCCGGCGACATCCACGAGGTCGCCTGTATGGCGCATGTCAGACGCAAGTTCGTAGATGTTCATCGCGCCCAAGGCTCTGCCATCGCCAATGAGGCCATCCAGCGCATCGCGCAGCTCTACGCGGTCGAGAAAGAGGCACGCGGGTCACCACCAGATCGACGCGCCGGTCTCCGACAGGCGCATGCAAAACCGATCTTCGATGATCTGGAAGTCTGGCTACACACCCAACTCCCAAGTATCTCTGGCAAATCGCCGCTTGCGGGTGCGATCCGCTACGCTCTGACGCGCATGGCGCGGCTCCGGCCATATCTCGACCACGGCATCCTGGAGTTGGACAACAACACCGCCGAACGGGCCATGCGGTCTGTTGCAATCGGGCGCAAAAACTACCTGTTCGTTGGATCACAAACCGGCGGCCGCGCTGCCGCCATCGCCTACACCTTGATCGAAACGGCCAAACTGAACCGCATCGATCCGCAGGCTTGGCTGGCCGACACCTTGGCACGCATCCCAGACTACAAAATCAACCGCGTCGATGACCTGCTGCCATGGAAAACTGCCTCATAG
- the tnpB gene encoding IS66 family insertion sequence element accessory protein TnpB (TnpB, as the term is used for proteins encoded by IS66 family insertion elements, is considered an accessory protein, since TnpC, encoded by a neighboring gene, is a DDE family transposase.) — protein sequence MIPVPANTRVWLAAGVTDMRRGFTTLAAQAEQTLKQDPFTGHLFVFRGRRGDLIKIIWWDGQGACLFSKRLEKGRFVWPSAKEGKIALTAAQLAMLLEGIDWRLPQRSWTPLKAG from the coding sequence ATGATCCCTGTCCCGGCGAACACGCGCGTCTGGCTGGCTGCCGGTGTGACCGACATGCGTCGTGGGTTCACGACGTTGGCTGCGCAGGCTGAACAGACATTGAAGCAAGATCCGTTTACCGGGCATCTGTTTGTCTTTCGTGGACGGCGAGGTGATCTGATCAAGATTATCTGGTGGGACGGGCAAGGTGCATGTCTGTTCAGCAAGCGCCTGGAGAAAGGTCGGTTTGTTTGGCCGTCGGCGAAAGAGGGCAAGATCGCTCTGACCGCGGCCCAGTTGGCGATGCTGCTCGAAGGGATCGATTGGCGTTTACCACAACGCAGCTGGACACCGCTCAAGGCAGGATAA
- the tnpA gene encoding IS66-like element accessory protein TnpA has product MAGKKGQKKRFWSDEEKVSICAQTCAPGVSVAQVARRYAMNTNLIHKWLRDPKFAPDPEIIEDEVGEAPCFLPVEIVDRPGAEEPVPALAANATSGHSAIEIDIAGGHQLRIVGSYDPEALARLIRGLSA; this is encoded by the coding sequence ATGGCGGGTAAGAAGGGTCAAAAGAAGCGGTTTTGGTCTGATGAGGAGAAGGTGTCGATCTGTGCGCAAACATGTGCGCCGGGGGTATCGGTAGCGCAGGTCGCGCGGCGGTACGCGATGAACACCAACCTGATCCACAAATGGCTACGTGATCCCAAGTTTGCACCTGATCCGGAGATCATCGAAGACGAGGTTGGTGAAGCGCCATGTTTTCTGCCTGTGGAGATTGTTGACCGGCCAGGTGCTGAAGAACCGGTTCCCGCGCTTGCGGCAAATGCCACATCCGGCCATAGCGCGATTGAGATCGACATCGCGGGCGGTCATCAGCTGAGGATTGTCGGTAGCTACGATCCCGAAGCATTGGCTCGGCTCATCCGAGGTCTTTCTGCATGA
- a CDS encoding TrbI/VirB10 family protein, with product MTDDPNQADVSERLARLEAGNGGGPVTATRRSPLMALLVVALIGLAGAIFYLLNQPEEEVVLPTATPDEFQPEGDGFGTIEPFVPPEPETRIVEAEPAPVEPSAELLAQIAALQAQIEAIQNAPEPVVEDDTSAAEAMNALTDQLAQLQAASEAAQQQFADELAARDRQLQELRMDLDLARLEAQAPSPAPAGPTEQELRLREEERLRREEEARRLAELQQRAEQERAFQERRIQSPTIAFGGTTGGLGGDGAELAERTFGDVTDFVLNGALPSTVTQSEVIANPANTVIQGTVIQAALETAISSELAGQVRAITSENVYSFDGTRLLIPAGSRLIGRYRSGVEIAQSRITVAWDRIILPTNQTVQISSFGADELGRSGTTGFVDTRFAERFGSAALISLISAAPSVAANQTEDEIAEDVLEDIGDDLADATDSVVGEYLSIGPVIYVDQGARITVMVDRDLEIF from the coding sequence ATGACCGATGATCCAAATCAAGCAGACGTAAGTGAACGTCTCGCACGTCTCGAAGCTGGCAATGGCGGTGGCCCGGTGACGGCCACCCGCCGCTCTCCGCTCATGGCACTTCTTGTCGTGGCACTAATCGGTCTGGCCGGGGCTATTTTCTACCTTCTCAATCAGCCGGAAGAGGAAGTTGTCTTACCAACGGCAACGCCCGACGAATTCCAACCGGAAGGTGATGGGTTTGGAACAATCGAACCGTTTGTTCCACCCGAGCCGGAAACGCGCATTGTCGAGGCCGAACCTGCACCTGTAGAGCCAAGCGCCGAATTGCTGGCGCAGATCGCGGCGCTCCAAGCGCAGATAGAAGCTATCCAAAATGCACCCGAACCCGTGGTTGAAGACGACACGTCGGCGGCTGAGGCAATGAATGCGCTGACAGACCAGCTTGCTCAACTGCAAGCGGCCTCGGAAGCTGCACAACAACAATTTGCTGACGAATTGGCGGCGCGGGATCGTCAGCTTCAGGAACTTCGCATGGACCTTGATCTGGCGCGTCTGGAAGCCCAAGCACCCTCCCCTGCCCCGGCTGGCCCGACTGAACAAGAATTGCGCTTGCGGGAAGAAGAACGCCTGCGTCGCGAGGAAGAAGCGCGGCGGCTCGCTGAATTGCAGCAACGGGCCGAACAAGAGCGTGCGTTCCAAGAGCGTCGTATCCAATCCCCCACAATCGCCTTTGGCGGTACCACGGGTGGCCTCGGTGGAGATGGCGCAGAACTCGCTGAACGCACCTTTGGTGATGTAACCGATTTCGTGCTGAATGGCGCTCTGCCGTCTACCGTCACGCAATCTGAGGTCATCGCGAACCCTGCGAATACGGTTATTCAAGGGACCGTCATCCAAGCGGCCCTTGAAACCGCCATTTCAAGCGAGTTGGCGGGTCAGGTGCGTGCAATCACGTCTGAAAACGTCTACAGCTTTGACGGCACGCGGCTGCTGATCCCTGCCGGGTCGAGGCTTATTGGCCGTTATCGTTCTGGCGTGGAAATCGCGCAAAGCCGCATCACGGTCGCGTGGGACCGGATCATCTTACCGACCAACCAGACCGTGCAAATCAGTTCATTTGGTGCTGACGAACTCGGCCGATCTGGAACCACGGGCTTTGTGGACACGCGCTTTGCAGAGCGCTTCGGTTCTGCTGCACTCATCTCTCTCATTTCCGCTGCGCCAAGCGTCGCGGCAAATCAAACTGAGGATGAGATTGCAGAAGATGTCCTTGAAGACATTGGCGATGATTTGGCCGACGCTACGGACAGCGTCGTAGGCGAATACCTTTCGATCGGACCAGTGATCTATGTCGATCAAGGCGCTCGGATCACTGTCATGGTGGACCGGGACTTGGAGATTTTCTGA